One Halostagnicola kamekurae DNA segment encodes these proteins:
- a CDS encoding radical SAM protein, with translation MISKGCEQCAKGGKMVLFVYGYCDQRDCFYCPLGESRKNVTDVYANERLVEDDEDVLTEAHRMDALGTSITGGEPQEALERTCHYLELLKDEFGEDHHTHLYTGITGGRENMRRLSEAGLDEIRFHPPLEQWGDLHGTEWEDILYIAREEGLTPAFEIPGIRPEPEFLEFLDEGAAEFCNINEFEMSHGNFRRMQAEGYELKEDHMSAVDNDRESILDVMGDHERTYFCTSVFKDAAQHRRRLKRAARNVRREFDDITDDGTLVYGKTRADPSRFVDLGVPEEFYTVKTNHVEVAWWLLEEMIDEGDLEDGEIVEQYPTYDGQVVERTPLA, from the coding sequence ATGATCTCGAAGGGCTGTGAGCAGTGTGCGAAAGGCGGCAAGATGGTGCTGTTCGTCTACGGCTACTGCGATCAGCGCGACTGCTTTTACTGCCCGCTCGGCGAGTCACGCAAGAACGTCACCGACGTCTACGCGAACGAACGACTCGTCGAGGACGACGAGGACGTTCTCACCGAGGCCCACCGGATGGACGCGCTCGGGACGTCGATCACGGGCGGTGAACCGCAGGAGGCTCTCGAGCGAACCTGTCACTACCTGGAACTCCTCAAAGACGAGTTCGGGGAGGATCACCACACGCACCTCTACACCGGCATTACGGGCGGCAGAGAGAACATGCGCCGACTTTCCGAAGCCGGTCTCGACGAGATCCGGTTCCACCCGCCGCTCGAGCAGTGGGGCGACCTCCACGGAACGGAGTGGGAGGACATCCTCTACATCGCGCGCGAGGAAGGGCTCACGCCCGCGTTCGAAATCCCCGGTATCCGTCCCGAACCGGAGTTCCTCGAGTTTCTCGACGAGGGCGCGGCGGAGTTCTGTAACATAAACGAGTTCGAGATGAGCCACGGGAACTTCCGCCGGATGCAAGCCGAGGGATACGAACTCAAAGAAGATCACATGAGTGCAGTCGACAACGATCGTGAGTCCATCCTCGACGTGATGGGCGACCACGAGCGGACCTACTTCTGTACCTCCGTGTTCAAAGACGCCGCCCAGCACCGGCGACGGCTCAAACGGGCCGCGCGAAACGTTCGCCGGGAGTTCGACGACATCACCGACGACGGAACCCTTGTCTACGGCAAGACCAGGGCGGATCCGTCCCGATTCGTCGACCTCGGCGTTCCCGAGGAGTTCTACACCGTCAAGACGAACCACGTCGAAGTCGCCTGGTGGCTCCTAGAGGAGATGATCGACGAAGGCGACCTCGAGGACGGCGAAATCGTCGAACAGTATCCGACCTACGATGGGCAGGTCGTCGAGCGGACGCCGCTCGCGTAG
- a CDS encoding type IV pilin → MEPNGQSSGERTSNGRKPTDCPARALSPLIGILVMIAVTVVLAAILTVGASALGTGGTPPTAGFDLSADAADSTIELEHAGGDAVDVRELAVRVEIDGVALENQPPVPFVGAEGFDETPTGPFNARSEPIWRAGESARVDLASTNDPRLRAGATVTVTLVTDDHRIATLETTAR, encoded by the coding sequence GTGGAACCGAACGGGCAATCATCCGGCGAGCGAACTTCGAACGGGCGAAAACCGACCGACTGTCCCGCCCGAGCGCTCAGCCCGTTGATCGGCATTCTTGTCATGATTGCCGTGACCGTCGTTCTCGCAGCTATTCTCACAGTCGGTGCCAGCGCGCTCGGGACGGGCGGGACCCCGCCGACGGCCGGATTCGACCTCTCGGCCGACGCGGCGGACTCGACGATCGAACTCGAGCACGCCGGCGGCGACGCGGTCGACGTTCGCGAACTCGCGGTACGCGTCGAGATAGACGGCGTCGCACTCGAGAACCAGCCGCCGGTTCCGTTCGTCGGTGCCGAGGGGTTCGACGAGACGCCGACCGGCCCGTTCAACGCGAGAAGCGAGCCGATCTGGCGGGCCGGCGAATCCGCGCGCGTCGATCTCGCGTCGACCAACGATCCTCGATTACGGGCGGGCGCGACGGTCACCGTGACGCTCGTGACGGACGACCATCGGATCGCCACGCTCGAGACGACGGCGCGGTGA
- a CDS encoding helix-turn-helix transcriptional regulator, with product MRLSTALTLALVALLTASTLGTVAAAPTVASPTGTASAGPQYDVSSIPQDSNVSVDTADPKQVFRLNITESGDAEWTVEHRFVLAGDDEAEQFEEFAADRVDNTYPIDAFEQASDIAEDSIGRNMSIENDHWNEPRFEPPTEAELETLENDDDIAADNASVGVISYSFTWTNFGYVDGDRVYVNDVFEDEHGDPLPYLSSNQQLVIQTPQGYEAATPGDENGTYVWDGPVELDEEPDLVFLSSGGSPLFQNLGWIGGVFAVLAVAFGVSGYLLAQRRSEIEPLIERIPEINVPGTDSSHGSEAVTDGDSLSIAGSARASNDRSASDGSRDAELEFSENDEVDPSLLSDEERVHRMLSKNGGRMKQATIVKETGWSNAKVSQLLSKMDDDDEIEKLRIGRENLITHPEVDPTEID from the coding sequence ATGCGGTTATCGACCGCCCTCACGCTTGCCCTCGTCGCCCTCCTCACCGCGTCGACGCTCGGGACGGTGGCCGCCGCCCCGACAGTCGCTTCGCCGACAGGGACGGCCTCTGCCGGTCCCCAGTACGACGTCTCGTCTATACCTCAGGATTCGAATGTTTCGGTCGACACTGCGGATCCGAAACAGGTCTTCCGTCTCAATATCACCGAATCGGGCGATGCCGAGTGGACGGTCGAGCACCGGTTCGTCCTCGCAGGTGACGACGAAGCAGAACAGTTCGAGGAGTTCGCAGCCGACAGGGTCGACAACACGTATCCGATCGACGCGTTCGAACAGGCCAGCGACATCGCCGAGGACTCGATCGGCCGAAATATGTCGATCGAAAACGACCACTGGAACGAACCGCGATTCGAACCGCCGACCGAAGCCGAACTTGAGACGCTCGAAAACGACGACGACATAGCGGCCGACAACGCCTCTGTCGGCGTGATTTCGTACTCGTTCACGTGGACGAACTTCGGATACGTCGACGGCGACCGCGTCTACGTCAACGACGTCTTCGAGGACGAACACGGCGATCCGTTACCGTATCTCAGCAGTAACCAGCAGTTAGTCATCCAGACACCGCAAGGATACGAGGCAGCGACGCCCGGCGACGAAAACGGGACCTACGTTTGGGACGGCCCCGTCGAGTTAGACGAAGAGCCGGATCTCGTCTTCTTATCGTCTGGTGGATCGCCGCTGTTCCAGAATCTGGGCTGGATCGGCGGGGTCTTCGCCGTGCTCGCGGTCGCGTTCGGTGTGAGCGGCTATCTACTCGCTCAGCGACGCTCGGAAATCGAGCCGTTGATCGAGCGCATTCCGGAGATCAACGTCCCGGGGACCGATTCAAGTCACGGCTCCGAGGCCGTCACCGACGGAGACTCCCTGAGTATCGCTGGCTCCGCCCGCGCTTCGAACGACCGGTCGGCGTCCGACGGGTCCCGCGATGCCGAACTCGAGTTCTCCGAGAACGATGAGGTCGACCCCTCGCTGCTGAGCGACGAAGAACGCGTCCACCGGATGCTCAGTAAGAACGGCGGACGGATGAAACAGGCGACGATCGTCAAAGAGACCGGCTGGTCGAACGCGAAGGTCTCCCAGCTCCTCTCGAAGATGGACGACGACGACGAGATCGAAAAGCTCCGGATCGGTCGCGAAAATCTCATTACGCATCCGGAAGTCGATCCGACGGAGATCGACTGA
- the ahaH gene encoding ATP synthase archaeal subunit H: MPRPEVLERLQSAEQEADDIVAEAEDDRDERIAEARERAEEIRTDAEQEARELKERRLEQAREEIDEECERVLEDGEQEREELAERARDRVDEVTAHVVELFQEDVHAQT; this comes from the coding sequence ATGCCGAGGCCAGAGGTTCTCGAACGACTTCAGTCGGCCGAACAAGAGGCCGACGACATCGTCGCAGAGGCAGAAGATGACCGCGACGAGCGAATAGCCGAGGCCCGGGAACGCGCCGAGGAGATTCGCACCGACGCTGAACAGGAAGCGCGCGAGCTCAAAGAACGCCGGCTCGAGCAGGCGCGCGAAGAAATAGACGAGGAGTGCGAGCGCGTTCTCGAGGACGGCGAGCAAGAGCGGGAGGAACTCGCCGAGCGCGCCCGAGACCGGGTCGACGAAGTGACAGCCCACGTCGTCGAACTGTTCCAGGAGGACGTCCATGCTCAGACCTGA
- a CDS encoding methyltransferase domain-containing protein — MGILENKARARLFYKYLSTVYDWINPFIWNEEMRTEALDLLELESDMTVLDVGCGTGFGTEGLLERVDHVYALDQSEHQLEKAYGKFGTRNPSVQFHRGDAERLPFATDTFDVVWSSGSIEYWPNPILALREFRRVLKPGGQVLVVGPNYPDRLVTQKLADAMMLFYDEYEADRMFKHAGFEEVKHKFMGPSYEPDVAITTIGRAPDR; from the coding sequence ATGGGAATCCTCGAGAACAAAGCCAGGGCCCGGCTCTTTTATAAGTATCTCTCGACGGTCTACGACTGGATCAACCCGTTCATCTGGAACGAGGAGATGCGAACCGAGGCGCTCGACCTCCTCGAGCTCGAGTCAGATATGACGGTGCTCGACGTCGGCTGTGGGACCGGATTCGGGACCGAGGGCCTGCTCGAGCGGGTCGATCACGTCTACGCGCTCGACCAGAGCGAACACCAACTCGAGAAGGCCTACGGCAAGTTCGGCACGCGGAATCCGTCGGTACAGTTCCACCGCGGGGACGCCGAGCGGCTCCCGTTCGCGACCGATACCTTCGACGTGGTCTGGTCCTCCGGTTCGATCGAGTACTGGCCGAATCCGATCCTCGCGCTTCGGGAGTTCCGGCGCGTGTTGAAACCGGGCGGGCAGGTCCTCGTCGTCGGTCCGAACTACCCCGACAGGCTCGTCACGCAGAAACTCGCCGACGCGATGATGCTCTTTTACGACGAGTACGAGGCGGATCGAATGTTCAAGCACGCGGGATTCGAGGAAGTCAAACACAAGTTCATGGGGCCGTCCTACGAACCGGACGTCGCCATCACTACGATCGGTCGGGCTCCCGATCGGTAA
- a CDS encoding DUF7096 domain-containing protein translates to MTNATPALLALLLAVSLPAMTVTAAAPGSTQQRVQHQYEPVPQSVEPVSVMDTPNRLKLSDPARTDSVEYGQSLGTILAQSDDDLRNEYEWEVLFGEEFETVDDGERDEMINMSLENVRNRTDELEQRELDAVRAHAAGDMSTGRLLQTLIRNYNDANALEQRIEEIIERSDDVIGYHIGDDVESDLRSDRERLAVQQGTVRALAASAQQGTGPGTTGGLSIEVQTSNDGYRLQTIVDGTYVVETTRFDNRDLDGLSEYADQGDAFDKFEELYPWATEDGDASFSNDHEDPWNLYRVEVPHSQGILTSFLDSNSADVFHEVQELNVETLPITGSTTETADGLELTHNQTPSNGPVRVQVNETDSDTPVESATISVDGAVIGETDDDGVVWYVPPTESYELEAESGSSTVSMDVS, encoded by the coding sequence ATGACGAACGCGACTCCGGCCCTCCTCGCGTTGCTTCTCGCCGTCTCCCTTCCGGCCATGACCGTCACCGCAGCGGCACCGGGATCCACCCAACAGCGAGTCCAACACCAGTACGAACCCGTCCCCCAGTCGGTCGAACCAGTTTCCGTAATGGATACGCCGAACCGTCTCAAGTTGTCCGATCCGGCTCGAACCGACTCGGTCGAGTACGGCCAGAGTCTGGGGACGATACTCGCTCAAAGCGACGACGACCTCCGCAACGAATACGAGTGGGAGGTCCTCTTCGGCGAGGAGTTCGAAACCGTCGACGACGGCGAACGCGACGAGATGATCAACATGTCCCTCGAGAACGTTCGCAACCGGACGGACGAACTCGAGCAGCGAGAGCTCGATGCCGTCCGCGCCCACGCCGCGGGAGATATGTCGACCGGTCGGCTGTTACAGACCCTCATACGGAACTACAACGACGCGAACGCCCTCGAGCAGCGAATCGAAGAGATAATCGAACGATCGGACGACGTCATCGGGTACCATATCGGCGATGACGTTGAAAGCGACCTTCGGTCCGATCGGGAGCGACTGGCGGTCCAGCAGGGGACCGTTCGGGCGTTAGCGGCGTCGGCTCAGCAGGGAACCGGCCCGGGAACGACGGGCGGACTCTCCATCGAAGTACAGACCTCGAACGATGGATACCGCCTTCAGACGATAGTCGACGGTACGTACGTCGTCGAGACGACCCGGTTTGACAACCGTGATCTCGATGGCCTCAGCGAGTACGCGGACCAGGGTGACGCTTTCGATAAGTTCGAGGAGTTGTACCCGTGGGCGACCGAAGACGGGGACGCCAGTTTCAGCAACGACCATGAGGACCCGTGGAACCTGTATCGCGTGGAGGTCCCACACAGTCAGGGGATTCTCACCTCGTTCCTCGATAGCAACTCTGCCGATGTCTTCCACGAGGTCCAGGAACTGAACGTCGAAACGCTCCCGATCACGGGGTCGACCACGGAGACGGCAGACGGACTGGAGCTGACCCACAACCAGACGCCTTCGAATGGTCCAGTCAGGGTACAGGTCAACGAGACCGACTCTGACACTCCGGTCGAGTCGGCTACGATCTCCGTCGACGGGGCCGTGATCGGCGAGACCGACGACGACGGCGTCGTCTGGTACGTTCCCCCGACCGAATCGTACGAACTCGAGGCCGAATCGGGCTCGAGTACGGTCTCGATGGACGTCTCCTGA